ttagttgtttttgttagtttgtataagtgtttcgtgttacgtcttcgtataataaaaaagaagatgtattcatatcatgctgcgccttggtccaatctctcatatcaagacgatcgtgacagtagcGACCATGCTGTTGACATTCATACATACAGTGGCTACTTTTAAAGGGCAAAGCTGAAAGCCTTCCACTGAAGAATACACTAATTCATTGAATGTTTCACTGTAGTCATAAAACCATGGATAGGGATGCATGTAAACCAGAAAGGTCACAATCTCTGCCACTGAGGCTGTACAACATAGTCCCAATGAAATCAATCCCCCTGTCGTCTCCCACTTCCTCTGGCTTGTCCATAAAGACAGGGCTTTGGTCAGTAAACTAGACCCAgggtgtcacgtgtgctccctctccagcctctaggtcaccaggctgctcgttatggcgcacacctgtcaccatcgttacgcgcacctgcgcgtcatcagactcacctggactgcatcactccctgattaccttccctatagatgtcactccctttggttccttccccaggcatcattgtttctgtttcagtttgatgtctgtgttctgttagtgtttcttgttttgtattatggtCCGTTTATttcattaaaacactcactccctgaacttgctttcCAACTCTCAGCTCATATCGTTATATAGGGGTTAATGAATAGGACCAATGAGGGCTATTTAGTCATCCCTGTCTCTGCTTGACTTTGCCGTGGGGGCACTGTGCAGACCCTGAGATATGTTTTGTGAGTGACAGAGAGATTTCAGctagtgaagactgaaacagaggtataggcagtagacagagagatttcatctagtgaagactgaaacagaggtataggcagtagacagagagatttcagctagtgaagactgaaacagaggtataggcagtagacagagagatttcagctagtgaagactgaaacagaggtataggcagtagacagagagatttcagctagtgaagactgaaacagaggtataggcagtagacagagagatttcatctagtgaagactgaaacagaggtataggcagtagacagagagatttcatctagtgaagactgaaacagaggtataggcagtagacagagagatttcagctagtgaagactgaaacagaggtataggcagtagacagagagatttcatctagtgaagactgaaacagaggtataggcagtagacagagagatttcagctagtgaagactgaaacagaggtatcggcagtagacagagagatttcatctagtgaagactgaaacagaggtatcggcagtagacagagagatttcatctagtgaagactgaaacagaggtataggcagtagacagagagatttcatctagtgaagactgaaacagaggtatAGGCAGTAGACATAGAGATTTCAGctagtgaagactgaaacagaggtatcggcagtagacagagagatttcatctagtgaagactgaaacagaggtatcggcagtagacagagagatttcatctagtgaagactgaaacagaggtataggcagtagacagagagatttcatctagtgaagactgaaacagaggtataggcagtagacagagagatttcatctagtgaagactgaaacagaggtataggcagtagacagagagatttcatctagtgaagactgaaacagaggtataggcagtagacagagagatttcatctagtgaagactgaaacagaggtataggctgtagacagagagatttcatctagtgaagactgaaacagaggtataggcagtagacagagagatttcagctagtgaagactgaaacagaggtataggcagtagacagagagatttcagctagtgaagactgaaacagaggtataggcagtagacagagagatttcatctagtgaagactgaaacagaggtataggcagtagacagagagatttcatctagtgaagactgaaacagaggtatAGGCAGTAGACAGAGGGATTTCAGctagtgaagactgaaacagaggtataggcagtagacagagagatttcatctagtgaagactgaaacagaggtataggcagtagacagagagatttcagctagtgaagactgaaacagaggtataggcagtagacagagagatttcatctagtgaagactgaaacagaggtataggcagtagacagagagatttcaTCTAGTGAATACTGAAACAGAGGTATcggcagtagacagagagatttcagctagtgaagactgaaacagaggtataggcagtagacagagagatttcagctagtgaagactgaaacagaggtatcggcagtagacagagagatttcatctagtgaagactgaaacagaggtataggcagtagacagagagatttcagctagtgaagactgaaacagaggtatAGGCAGTAGACAGGGAGATTTCAGctagtgaagactgaaacagaggtatcggcagtagacagagagatttcatctagtgaagactgaaacagaggtataggcagtagacagagagatttcagctagtgaagactgaaacagaggtataggcagtagacagagagatttcatctagtgaagactgaaacagaggtataggcagtagacagagagatttcatctagtgaagactgaaacagaggtataggcagtagacagagagatttcagctagtgaagactgaaacagaggtataggcagtagacagagagatttcatctagtgaagactgaaacagaggtataggcagtagacagagagatttcagctagtgaagactgaaacagaggtataggcagtagacagagagatttcagctagtgaagactgaaacagaggtataggcagtagacagagagatttcatctagtgaagactgaaacagaggtataggcagtagacagagagatttcagctagtgaagactgaaacagaggtataggcagtagacagagagatttcagctagtgaagactgaaacagaggtataggcagtagacagagagatttcatctagtgaagactgaaacagaggtataggcagtagacagagagatttcatctagtgaagactgaaacagaggtataggcagtagacagagagatttcaactagtgaagactgaaacagaggtataggcagtagacagagagatttcatctagtgaagactgaaacagaggtataggcagtagacagagagatttcagctagtgaagactgaaacagaggtataggcagtagacagagagatttcagctagtgaagactgaaacagaggtataggcagtagacagagagatttcatctagtgaagactgaaacagaggtataggcagtagacagagagatttcagctagtgaagactgaaacagaggtataggcagtagacagagagatttcagctagtgaagactgaaacagaggtataggcagtagacagagagatttcatctagtgaagactgaaacagaggtataggcagtagacagagagactgaTGAAAGAACCTTCACTGTGTCTCACCAACAGCTGATGTTTAATTAAAAGGTGACTCATTCCTAGGAATATATAtccttctgtgtctctgtctctgtcactgtgtgtctctctctctctgcatcgaTATTTTGGTTAAAATCACACAATTGCTTTATTATTTAGGGTGTTTTATGGACTAATATAAGGTTGACATTCACCAcgtaaaaaataatgtttttttgttgtctgTTGTATTAGAAAATAATATACTTCAAGGATTTCCTCTTGTAGTTATTGCCTTCAGCTACATTCAAGTGAAATATTTGTTATTGACTAAGCTATGTGCTGAATTCCCCTGTGCCACTCTGCTCATCTAAAGCAATGTGTACAGACTAGTTTTCGAGAGACAATCTGAACTGACCTGAAGAGGTAGTCTGAGTCCATTACACAGAGGATGTGGGCTTGTGCTGTGTAGAACGACAATTCTATACCGCTTTCTACTCAGTCATTGGGGCTGGATTGTAAATCTGTAATGTGGAGGACAAGGGCTGCATTTCCATACTAATTGGTGTCTTATGACccaaagatctgatgtgattggtcaaaagaccaaataGTGGAGAGGAAAAAAATCTGAATTGTGCTGCCTGTTTAAACGCAGACAATGAGATCCATCAATCAAGTATTTGTTTTTGTATATGGCTTTTTAGAAATATATTTGTCACAATTTGTGACTCACGTGCTGAACAAAAACCCAGCCTTTATCTGTTTGAGCTCTTCCCAACTCCATACAGTCATGCAAACCAACCATGGCATGACGCGGTGGAAAGGAGTGGCATGATggcagaaacagactggtacccactacCAGGCTACCAAATGGACTGGACAGATCTTTTCCCATCCACTCAAAAGGATGACACCTCATTCACTCCAACACAATGTATAACAGTGACTGAACGTTTTTTAAGACTTGAATACTGTAAGCCCTTCTGCATCAATGAACCTTCACCGATGGGTTTGAGGGAATGAGTGGGCCAGTCAGCGGGTTTAACTGCATTAAGACTGCCAGGCCACGTCCCAGTGAGCCACTGGCTGGGTTTATTGCTAGTACTAAtagattgctctctctctctctggagtgtATTGTATTTGATGAAGGTGATGTTAATTACCATTGCTATGGttctccctacctccctacctttctatctctctctctctctctctctttctttctctatttccttctttctttctttttttctctctctctctctttctttctctctttctctctctttctttctctctctgtgtgatgagTGAATAAATTAATTAGTAAATAGAAGGTTATCCAGATTGTATGTATTGTGCTTTATGAGCTGCAATGACACAAGAGAATTTGACATTCAAAAGTCTCTctaattccctctctctctaatctccccctctctctccttatctcatctcctcttctccagTTTGTGGCCTTTGCCTCCTTGTTCTTCATCCTGGTCTCGATCACCACCTTCTGcctggagacccatgaggcattcaacaccatcaccatcatcaacaAGTCTGAGGCAGTGCTCAACGGCAGCCTGCCGGACCTGGGTCCTGATTACATTATCGAGACGGACCCGGCTCTCACCTACGTGGAGGGTGTCTGCGTTCTTTGGTTCACCCTGGAGTTCATGGTGCGTGTCATCTTCAGCCCAGACAAGCTGGAGTTTGTCAAGAGCCTGCTCAACATAATCGACTTTGTGGCTATCCTGCCGTTCTACCTGGAGGTAGGCTTGAGCGGACTGTCGTCTAAAGCAGCTAAGGACGTCTTGGGCTTCCTCAGAGTGGTAAGGTTTGTCAGGATCCTGCGTATCTTCAAGCTGACGCGACACTTCGTAGGGCTGCGGGTGCTGGGTCACACATTGAAGGCTAGCACCAACGagttcctcctcctcatcatcttcCTCGCCCTAGGTGTGCTTATCTTCGCCACCGCAATCTACTATGCCGAGCGCATCGGCGCCAACCCCAACGACCCCACGGCCGGCGAACACACCATGTTCAAGAACATCCCCATCGGCTTCTGGTGGGCCGTGGTCACCATGACCACGCTGGGTTACGGTGACATGTACCCGCAGACGTGGTCGGGCATGCTGGTGGGCGCGCTGTGTGCCCTGGCGGGCGTGCTGACGATAGCCATGCCTGTGCCCGTCATCGTCAATAACTTTGGAATGTACTACTCGCTGGCCATGGCCAAGCAGAAGCTTCCCAAGAAGAGGAAGAGGCACATCCCCCAGGTCGCACTGGGGGGATCCCCAACCTGCCTCAAAGTAGACCTCAACACCACCTGCAACAGCCCCCAGGGGGACCTCTGCAACATGCAGGGGAGCAGGGTGCTGGAGCGCAACCAATCAGGTGAGACCGCCAGCATACCACCATTGTATCTTAAGGTGGAATTTGTCAGTGGGCTAGGGGTTATTCATGTATAGACAGAAGGGGAGGGCAAGGGGAGAATCTATAAGGGATCTCATTCAGGTGGAAAACAGTGGCCTTTTAACAGACCCCCCGGGGCAACACAAGGTTTTCCTCTTGAGAGACTAGACCCGCTGATGTCCTTAGAATGTTTAGCACTTCTGTTGCCACGGACATAAGAGAATGATGCGAAAGGAATTGATGGGTCAGAGATGATTGCTGTGAAATATTTCTTCACTAATAAGATTTTGGACGAAAACAAAAAGCCTTTGACTCTTGAGGTTTTAAAGTAGGGATTGTTCATTTGTGACTTGACTGTAGGTGGCCGTTTTCCCCCTGCAGGCGTTCATCTGTAAATCACTCTGACACATCTGATATTGATGGAAATGAGTGTTGACCCTTGTCTCCTTAGTTTCTTTTAACTATAATCCAGAAATTCCTCAGGGTATTCATGCTCTGGTTTCTTTGCAATATGTTGCTTTATTAGATGTGAAATATTAACATTTAACAAGTTCAGAACTAGCCATGCTTTAATAAATGTATTCCAACACAGATTAAATCTGTTGAGAAGCCAGCATGATTTTCTTTTTGGGGGGCGGGGGTTATTTGAAATGCAGGCAATAGCATTGGCTATTTATTCTTAACATGCTATGTGCAATCAAATGATATGCTGAATTCAAAGTGGAATTTCTCAATAGATTAATTCTAATTAAGCTTTTTGATTATAAGATGTGATAAATGctaaatttcagcctgttttgttttGACATTGGCAAGCTCTTTTATAGGCAGACACTAGGTGCGCTGACACCATCGATTGAGGTCCTGTCTATTTCACCTTTGACCCTTGTCCCCCAGCGCGCCTGGTCCTCGTGGCATTTGGCAAGCGCTCTTGATGTGGGAGTTTGTTTGATGTGTCCTGATTCGATCCCTTAACCTGCCTTTCCTCGCCCCCTCTTCCGCCCTACCACCcttaacccctcctcctcctctctccctgcggTCACCAGTGCTGTCAGGGGACGGCAGTGGAGGCAGTGATCTCACCATGTCCCCCAGCACAGAGGAGAGGGTCCCCATGCGCAGGTCCAGCACCCCAGAGCAGGAGCGGAGGAGTGGGGGGACGTGCTTCCTGCTGGCTGCCAGTGACTACACCTGCCCTGCCGACGGTGGGGTCAGGAAGACAGGTACTGCGTCACCCCTCTGGATCAGGATCTTTATGCATGTGCATCAGCACCCGTCATCATGGACGTGTCTATTTTCATGGCTTTTGTTTGGTTTTGAAAGGCATGGCAAATGTCAATGTCCATTATCCATTATTCATTGTTACATCATTATTGGGAATTCATAAATCATCATTCATTAATGGTGATTCATAACTAAATCATTTAGGCGTTTCTGTCATTGCTCATTCAAGGCTGTGGGGCTTCATTTGTGGTAGTGGTCACTAAAATAGCGCCACCAAACCTAATCCACTAGTCTAGTTTGTGTGATAAGGGAGACCTACTGCTACGTTCAGTTGACACTACTCACCCCTTGGGATATGGACAATGATCAGATGATCCACGAAAAGTCTCCTTCCTGTATCTGCCCACATGTTGAATTCCTCccaggaaagaggaggaagacagaggccCTCGTCTGCTAATGTAATCCAGCCTGAGGCTATAGGGGGATGTTGCAGTGGCGCAGTCCTGTAGTGTGTCTGTGGAAAGGTCATGTTGTGTGGCGACCCAGTCTTCCCACCACTGTGCCCTAAAGGTCATCAGGAAGGTAGTATCCATCTGCAGCACCAGACAGAGCAGACAAATTGCACGACAAGCCTTCTATCTTTGAATGGCATGCTAAATGCCGTCACTGAAATGTAGGCTAAAGAACACAGCACAGAACAATACTAAACACTAGACAAATAGAAACAATAGAAATAGAATCAAGGTTGTTAATGAGGTCATGACCTGCTGTTTGTACAGGTGCCTGTGTTGAGTTAGAATGACctgttgtttgtacaggtgatgcctgtgttgagttagaatgacctgctgtttgtacaggtgatgcctgtgttgagttagaatgacctgctgtttgtacaggtgatGCCTGTGTTGAATTAGAATGACctgttgtttgtacaggtgatgcctgtgttgagttagaatgacctgctgtttgtacaggtgctgcctgtgttgagttagaatgacctgctgtttgtacaggtgctgcctgtgttgagttagaatgacctgctgtttgtacaggtgatgcccgtgttgagttagaatgacctgctgtttgtacaggtgctgcctgtgttgagttagaatgacctgctgtttgtacaggtgctgcctgtgttgagttagaatgacctgctgtttgtacaggtgatgcccgtgttgagttagaatgacctgctgtttgtacaggtgctgcctgtgttgagttagaatgacctgctgtttgtacaggtgctgcctgtgttgagttagaatgacctgctgtttgtattaggtgctgcctgtgttga
This DNA window, taken from Salvelinus namaycush isolate Seneca chromosome 38, SaNama_1.0, whole genome shotgun sequence, encodes the following:
- the LOC120032246 gene encoding potassium voltage-gated channel subfamily C member 2-like isoform X1 produces the protein MGKFDDNERIILNVGGTRHETYKNTLRTLPGTRLALLASDSDIESVLDQLQQVPGFIEYNTRNNEYFFDRHPGVFAYVLNYYRTGKLHCPADVCGPLFEEELSFWGIDETDVEPCCWMTYRQHRDAEEALDVFDINVDNGDDDEETGKRLGIEEVVDPNISRWKKWRPVIWNLFEDPYSSRAARFVAFASLFFILVSITTFCLETHEAFNTITIINKSEAVLNGSLPDLGPDYIIETDPALTYVEGVCVLWFTLEFMVRVIFSPDKLEFVKSLLNIIDFVAILPFYLEVGLSGLSSKAAKDVLGFLRVVRFVRILRIFKLTRHFVGLRVLGHTLKASTNEFLLLIIFLALGVLIFATAIYYAERIGANPNDPTAGEHTMFKNIPIGFWWAVVTMTTLGYGDMYPQTWSGMLVGALCALAGVLTIAMPVPVIVNNFGMYYSLAMAKQKLPKKRKRHIPQVALGGSPTCLKVDLNTTCNSPQGDLCNMQGSRVLERNQSVLSGDGSGGSDLTMSPSTEERVPMRRSSTPEQERRSGGTCFLLAASDYTCPADGGVRKTGCEKSPSLSNIAGLAGNALRLTPVTSPYDSPCPLRRSRSPIPSVL
- the LOC120032246 gene encoding potassium voltage-gated channel subfamily C member 2-like isoform X2, with the translated sequence MGKFDDNERIILNVGGTRHETYKNTLRTLPGTRLALLASDSDIESVLDQLQQVPGFIEYNTRNNEYFFDRHPGVFAYVLNYYRTGKLHCPADVCGPLFEEELSFWGIDETDVEPCCWMTYRQHRDAEEALDVFDINVDNGDDDEETGKRLGIEEVVDPNISRWKKWRPVIWNLFEDPYSSRAARFVAFASLFFILVSITTFCLETHEAFNTITIINKSEAVLNGSLPDLGPDYIIETDPALTYVEGVCVLWFTLEFMVRVIFSPDKLEFVKSLLNIIDFVAILPFYLEVGLSGLSSKAAKDVLGFLRVVRFVRILRIFKLTRHFVGLRVLGHTLKASTNEFLLLIIFLALGVLIFATAIYYAERIGANPNDPTAGEHTMFKNIPIGFWWAVVTMTTLGYGDMYPQTWSGMLVGALCALAGVLTIAMPVPVIVNNFGMYYSLAMAKQKLPKKRKRHIPQVALGGSPTCLKVDLNTTCNSPQGDLCNMQGSRVLERNQSGCEKSPSLSNIAGLAGNALRLTPVTSPYDSPCPLRRSRSPIPSVL